One Malania oleifera isolate guangnan ecotype guangnan chromosome 10, ASM2987363v1, whole genome shotgun sequence genomic region harbors:
- the LOC131166606 gene encoding uncharacterized protein LOC131166606 — protein MAASPLNPKANYHVRSISLPSRPHPLNLQFEEHLCRLRACEGTSSSTLPSICEKIGVLVDLFDCAHDLLLLPHIQQQTSAQECHKQFADNALDGSLRLLDVCGTAKDVLLQTKESTQELQSILRRRRGGEFGLADEIGVYFTFGEKRKRGIQKYLRKLKGVENKCSFSPMDSSHDIVAIASMFTDLEAVTFSVFESLLSYISGLKVKSRLRGWSLVSRLMHRKHTACEEEASDTSEFEKVALALRALISCKGGKYISQHVENVQKRLGKLESRVQDLEEGLDCLFRSLIRTRVSLLNILNY, from the coding sequence ATGGCAGCCTCTCCTTTGAACCCGAAAGCCAATTATCATGTACGCTCCATAAGTCTACCTTCAAGACCTCACCCGCTTAACCTTCAATTTGAAGAGCATTTGTGCCGATTGAGAGCTTGTGAGGGCACTAGCTCTTCAACACTACCATCAATATGTGAAAAGATAGGTGTCCTTGTGGATTTGTTTGACTGTGCCCACGATTTGCTACTATTGCCACACATCCAACAACAAACCTCAGCCCAAGAGTGCCACAAACAATTTGCTGATAACGCATTGGATGGATCCCTTAGGCTCTTGGATGTGTGTGGCACTGCCAAGGATGTCTTGCTGCAGACAAAGGAAAGCACACAAGAACTTCAATCGATTCTGCGGAGAAGGCGGGGAGGTGAATTTGGGCTGGCGGACGAGATAGGAGTCTACTTTACCTTTGGTGAGAAGCGGAAGAGGGGAATTCAGAAGTACCTGAGAAAATTGAAGGGTGTGGAAAACAAATGCAGCTTTTCTCCTATGGACAGCAGCCATGATATTGTGGCCATAGCTAGCATGTTTACAGACTTGGAAGCAGTCACTTTCTCTGTGTTTGAATCCCTCTTGTCCTACATTTCTGGGCTAAAGGTGAAGTCGAGGCTGAGAGGTTGGTCATTGGTTTCCAGGTTGATGCACAGGAAACACACAGCATGCGAGGAAGAAGCATCAGATACTAGTGAATTTGAGAAGGTGGCTTTGGCGCTTCGTGCTCTCATTAGCTGCAAAGGGGGCAAATATATCAGCCAGCACGTTGAGAATGTGCAGAAAAGACTAGGAAAATTGGAGTCAAGAGTTCAAGATCTTGAAGAAGGACTAGACTGCCTGTTCAGAAGCTTGATAAGAACCAGAGTATCTCTTCTCAACATCCTAAATTACTAG